Part of the Tenacibaculum sp. SZ-18 genome, TAAAGTTTGCTTTAAAAGCCGAAGCAGCAGGAGTGGATGCAGTCGTTTGTGAAGGATTTGAAGCTGGAGGTCATAATGGTCGAGAAGAAACGACTACGTTTACTTTAATACCAATGGTGAAAGAACAAGTAAAGATACCTGTTATCGCAGCTGGAGGAATAGGAACGGGAAGAGGAATGCTAGCAGCAATGGTTTTAGGAGCTGATGGAGTTCAAATAGGAAGCAGATTTGCTGCCACAGAAGAATCTTCTGCACATGATCTTTTCAAGGATACAATTGTAAAAGTAAAAGATGGAGATACATATCTTACATTAAAAGAATTAGCTCCAGTACGTTTAGTAAAAAATAAGTTTTTCAATGATGTGCAAGAGTTATATCAAAAAGGTTCATCGGTAGAAGATCTTAAAACTTTACTGGGAAGAGCCAGAGCAAAGAGAGGAATGTTTGAAGGAGATTTAGAAGAGGGTGAATTAGAAATCGGACAAGTTGCGGGTTTAATTCATAAAATAAAACCTGCTAAACAAGTGTTAGAAGAAATTATCTCTGATTATAAAGATGTTAAAAGTCTATTATAAAAAAAGAGCTTCATTCGAAGCTCTTTTTTTATATTTAAAAGTTGACATAATCTACAATTTCTAATCCATACCCAATCATACCAACACGTTTTTCTTGTTTGGTATTTGATACGAGTTTTAGTTTGTGGATATTTAAGTCATGTAAAATTTGAGCTCCAATACCGAAATCCTTATTGTCAAATGCAATTCCAGGAGCTTTCATTTCACCGTTTTCTTGATTTTCTTTCAGTCCTTTTAATCTATTTAAAAGATTTAAGGATTGATTTTGCTGATTTATAAATAAAATTGCACCGCGACCTTCTTCGTTAATCACATTAAACATTCTGTCGAGCTTTTTGTCAGCATCATTAGTTAAAGTTCCTAAGATGTCATTATTAACCAAATTAGAGTTTACTCTTGTGAAAATAGGTTCATTATTGCTCCAAGCACCTTTGGTTAAAGCAATATGAATTTGATTGTTTGTTGTTTGTTGATACGCTCTTAGTCTAAATTCACCAAAACGTGTTTGAACATTAAAGTCTTCTTTCTTTTCAATTAAAGAATCATGTTCCATTCTATAGGCAACTAAATCTTCAATGGAAACAATTTTTAAATCAAACTTTTTGGCAACTTCAATCAACTGTGGTAAACGAGCCATTGTTCCATCTTCATTCATGATTTCTACAATAACACCAGCAGGTTGTAACCCAGCTAAACGAGCAAAGTCGATGGCAGCTTCCGTATGTCCAGTTCTACGTAAAACACCACCTTCTTTAGCTTTTAATGGAAAAATATGTCCAGGTCGAGCTAAATCAAAAGGCTTCGTGTCTTTATTTACTAAAGCTTCTATAGTTTTAGATCTATCAGAGGCGGAAATTCCTGTAGTAACACCGCTTCCTCTTAAATCAATAGAAACTGTAAATGCAGTTTCCATAGGATCGGTATTGTTGTTAACCATCATACCTAGCTCCAATTCCTTACATCTTTTTTCTGTGAGAGGTGTACAAATTAATCCTCTACCATGAGTTGCCATAAAGTTGATCATTTCTGGAGTTACTTTTTCAGCTGCGGCTAAAAAGTCTCCTTCATTTTCTCTATCTTCATCATCAACTACAATAATTACTTTACCAGCTCTAATATCATTGATTGCTTCTTCAATGGTGTTTAATTGAATCTTTTGCTTAGTTTGTGTTGTCATGGATTTTTATGATGTTTTCCTTTTATTAGGAAGTATTTTTATAAAAAAGCTTTTTATTTTTAGGAATAAACCATTGATATCGAATAATCCTTTATCCTGTGTTGCTCTTATTGTTAAGATTAATGCCAAAGGTAACATAATAGTCACAGCTAACCAAGATCCTGCAATGGCAGATAATGTACTTTCTTCTGCCATATTTCTTCCAAACGTATTTGTGAAGAAATACAAAACATAAATACCAATGGCGAGTATCATAGGTAATCCCATTCCACCTTTTCTAATAATGGAACCTAAAGGAGCTCCAATAAAGAAAAGAATTAAACAGGATAATGAAAATGCGACTCGATTATAAAATTCAATATCATATAAATTCAATACTTTTCTTCTGTATTTAAAAGAGTTCTTGTTGGCAGTAAAATTATTAATGGTTCTATCAATTTTCGAAATGGCAGAATTAATAACATCTCGTTGTTTTAGTAGTTCAAAATTCTCTAGAATATTGCTCGAAAGTTTTTTATTAATTAAGGAATCAGGTAATCGACGGAGATTTTCTGCTTCACTATTTCGGTATAAACTTTTTGCTCTAGAACTCACATAATCATCATAACTAACTTTTAAACTCGGTAGAGTGTCTTTAAGCTGCTTCAGACTCAGCATATTAAAGTTTCTAGTATGTTTAATTTTTAATAAGTCATCATCTTGAAGAGATGCCATATCTATATTCATTTCATACTCGTCAAAATCAGCATAAGAAGCTTTCATTCTAAAGCGTTCTTTATAAGCTGTTTTATTATTTACGTGATGCTCATAAAAATGACCATTATATAGTTTTAACGTCATATAGCGGCTTCCTTCCTCAGAAACTAATTCCCCGTTTTCAGCAGTAATGATTTTGTTATTTCCCTTTTTTGCAGATAAATCATAAATTAAAACTTTTTTTAGTAGGTTATTTTCTTTACCATACTTTTCATCAAATTTTATTTGATAGTTAGGAATATCAGCATTAAAACTCCCAGGAACTAGAGCCAGTGCCGGTTGCTTTTTACGAATATTAATTTTAAGATTAATTTGTTTCAAAATTGCGTAGGGATAAACATAGTTTAAGAAAACAAAGTTTAATCCACTCATGATAAGGGCAAAGAAAACAAGCGGACGAACCATTCTTTGTAAAGAAACACCAGCTGATTTGGCTGCTGCGAACTCATAGTTTTCAGATAAGCTTCCCAATGTCATAATTGAAGATAGTAAAACACCAATTGGAAGTGCTTGAGGCGCAACAATAAGTGTGGTGTACCATAAAAATTTTAGAATAATTCCTATACTAATTCCTTTTCCGGCCAAATCATCGAAAGCTAGCCAAAGTGCTTGCATTACCAAAACAAAAAGTATGATAAAGAAGGTTGCTAAGAAAGGAATTAAAAAACTTTTTAAAATATACTTATCGAGTCGCTTCACGATTACAAAGGTAATGAGCTTAATTATAATAAACACAAAAGTTTTGTTAATTGCCTAAAAAGCTATCAACAAAACTTTGTAAACATATTATTTAAATGGCTAATCTATTAAATAACCTAGTTTTTCGTATTTCGATTTATTAAAAGAAAACAAATTTTCTGAAATTGGCTGATCACTTTTAAATTTGTTTATTGTAAAGGTTGTCACCGCACCATTTGAACCAATTTGAATTAATTTATAAATGTGTTTGGTTTTAGCATCAACACCTAACTGGACTTTTATAATGTCTGAATTACTATCAATAGGTGTGAGATCAACATATTGTACTTTACGACCTTTATTATTTCGAGTTGTTCCCATTGTATAGCTATAACCTTCTTTATAAAAAGTTAATAATTTAGAAGGGTAAATAAATCCGTCTTCCTCTTCTAAATCTCCATCGGTAATTGTAACTTCCTTTTCTTCTTTATTAATAACAACAAGTTTTTTACCATTAAATACGAAGTTGTTTCCTAAATAATCTAAATTATATTTTTCTCCAGCAATTATAATACTACCTCGAATTGGTGGATCGTTTGTAATTCCAGCTTCTTCATTAACTAGAGTAGAGGTAAAGCCAATTGTCATATTTTTATATGCTCCCATTTTAGAAGAGACTTCATCTAATAACGTTTTAGCTCTTGCTGAAGTGTCTTGTGCTGTTACATTTATTCCTACAAACAGTACGATTAATAATAATCCTATTTTTCTCATATGTATTTTCCTTTCGTTAAAATGGTCTATTTAGTTTTCTCGTTTTCTAATAATTGTTCTAAAGCTAATAAATCAGGAACTAAAACTTGTCTTGCTTTACTTCCTTCAAATGGACCCACAATACCTGCTGCTTCTAATTGATCTATTAATCTACCAGCTCTATTATAACCTAATTTTAGCTTTCTCTGTAATAAAGAGGCCGAACCTTGCTGTGCTGTAACGATAACTTCAGCTGCTTGATTAAACAGTTTATCACGATCTGCAATGTCTATATCAAGATTTGTGCCACTATCTTCACCAACATATTCAGGTAATAAGTGTGCTTCAGGGTAAGCTCTTTGAGAACCAATGAAATCGGTTATTTTTTCAACTTCTGGTGTATCTACAAATGCACATTGAATGCGTGTAATATCATTTCCTCCTGAATAAAGCATATCTCCGCGTCCAATTAACTGATCTGCTCCAGGAGCATCTAAAATAGTTCTACTATCAATTTTAGAAGTTACTCGAAAGGCGATACGAGCAGGAAAGTTTGCTTTAATAATACCCGTAATTACATTTACAGAAGGACGTTGAGTTGCAACAATCAAATGTATTCCAATTGCTCTAGCTAATTGCGCTAAGCGTGCAATCGGTGTTTCTACCTCTTTACCCGCTGTCATAATTAAATCAGCGAACTCATCAATTACCAAAACTATATATGGTAAAAATTGATGTCCGTTTTCAGGATTTAATTTTCTTGCTCTGAACTTTGTGTTATATTCTTTTATGTTTCGAACCATTGCCGATTTTAACAAGTCGTAACGATTATCCATTTCAATACATAAAGAGTTCAAAGTATTAACAACTTTTGAAGTATCAGTAATAATAGCTTCTTCGCTATCAGGAAGTTTAGCTAAATAATGACGCTCAATTTTATTAAATAAAGTAAGTTCGACTTTCTTTGGATCAACTAAAACAAACTTAACTTCAGCAGGATGCTTTCTATATAAAAGTGAAGTTAAAATTGCATTTAAACCAACAGATTTACCTTGACCAGTTGCTCCGGCCATTAATAGGTGAGGCATTTTTGCCAAATCAACTACAAATGTTTCGTTCGAAATTGTTTTTCCTAATGCTAAAGGTAATTGCATTTGACTTTCTTGAAACTTTTTAGAAGTAATCGCCGAATGCATTGAAACTATTGTGGATTTTTTATTTGGAACTTCAATACCAATGGTTCCTTTACCTGGAATTGGTGCAATGAT contains:
- a CDS encoding NAD(P)H-dependent flavin oxidoreductase, whose protein sequence is MSNKITELFNIEYPVVQGGMIWVSGWKLASAVSNAGGLGLIGAGSMYPDVLREHIQKCKRATKKPFGVNVPMLYPDIEQIMDIIVEEGVKIVFTSAGNPKTWTSFLKEKGITVVHVVSSVKFALKAEAAGVDAVVCEGFEAGGHNGREETTTFTLIPMVKEQVKIPVIAAGGIGTGRGMLAAMVLGADGVQIGSRFAATEESSAHDLFKDTIVKVKDGDTYLTLKELAPVRLVKNKFFNDVQELYQKGSSVEDLKTLLGRARAKRGMFEGDLEEGELEIGQVAGLIHKIKPAKQVLEEIISDYKDVKSLL
- a CDS encoding LolA family protein; the encoded protein is MRKIGLLLIVLFVGINVTAQDTSARAKTLLDEVSSKMGAYKNMTIGFTSTLVNEEAGITNDPPIRGSIIIAGEKYNLDYLGNNFVFNGKKLVVINKEEKEVTITDGDLEEEDGFIYPSKLLTFYKEGYSYTMGTTRNNKGRKVQYVDLTPIDSNSDIIKVQLGVDAKTKHIYKLIQIGSNGAVTTFTINKFKSDQPISENLFSFNKSKYEKLGYLID
- a CDS encoding FtsK/SpoIIIE family DNA translocase, translating into MAKKSVSKKTKKVTKPSVFKQILDFFKNRQTQTILGAFFILFAAFLCIAFISFFFSWEDDQSILTEFSNKQIKAKNLLGKIGSSLSHIFIYNGFGLAAFILPFLIFLTGLSFLFQTGIKSILSKWNWGLFNMLWVSVAIGFVEKKYALLSGVVGFELNEYIRTFIGKTGLAIVLAFFLIMYLVVRFKLTPEGISERLKHRENEEIENTKQNDNTTIIEASVKENITTEKTLEDKSEFELSVENMQPTISDHSNIPNKKENIEKGEDVLLDIKKTEKSKEEEREVTIAIEHIAEEKSVTENLSDQLVKDFGEFDPTLELGQFRFPTFNLLKQYNDSISIDPEELEANKNQIVETLKNYKIGIDQIKATVGPTITLYEIVPEAGVRISKIKNLEDDIALSLSALGIRIIAPIPGKGTIGIEVPNKKSTIVSMHSAITSKKFQESQMQLPLALGKTISNETFVVDLAKMPHLLMAGATGQGKSVGLNAILTSLLYRKHPAEVKFVLVDPKKVELTLFNKIERHYLAKLPDSEEAIITDTSKVVNTLNSLCIEMDNRYDLLKSAMVRNIKEYNTKFRARKLNPENGHQFLPYIVLVIDEFADLIMTAGKEVETPIARLAQLARAIGIHLIVATQRPSVNVITGIIKANFPARIAFRVTSKIDSRTILDAPGADQLIGRGDMLYSGGNDITRIQCAFVDTPEVEKITDFIGSQRAYPEAHLLPEYVGEDSGTNLDIDIADRDKLFNQAAEVIVTAQQGSASLLQRKLKLGYNRAGRLIDQLEAAGIVGPFEGSKARQVLVPDLLALEQLLENEKTK
- the ribB gene encoding 3,4-dihydroxy-2-butanone-4-phosphate synthase, which codes for MTTQTKQKIQLNTIEEAINDIRAGKVIIVVDDEDRENEGDFLAAAEKVTPEMINFMATHGRGLICTPLTEKRCKELELGMMVNNNTDPMETAFTVSIDLRGSGVTTGISASDRSKTIEALVNKDTKPFDLARPGHIFPLKAKEGGVLRRTGHTEAAIDFARLAGLQPAGVIVEIMNEDGTMARLPQLIEVAKKFDLKIVSIEDLVAYRMEHDSLIEKKEDFNVQTRFGEFRLRAYQQTTNNQIHIALTKGAWSNNEPIFTRVNSNLVNNDILGTLTNDADKKLDRMFNVINEEGRGAILFINQQNQSLNLLNRLKGLKENQENGEMKAPGIAFDNKDFGIGAQILHDLNIHKLKLVSNTKQEKRVGMIGYGLEIVDYVNF
- a CDS encoding LptF/LptG family permease; protein product: MKRLDKYILKSFLIPFLATFFIILFVLVMQALWLAFDDLAGKGISIGIILKFLWYTTLIVAPQALPIGVLLSSIMTLGSLSENYEFAAAKSAGVSLQRMVRPLVFFALIMSGLNFVFLNYVYPYAILKQINLKINIRKKQPALALVPGSFNADIPNYQIKFDEKYGKENNLLKKVLIYDLSAKKGNNKIITAENGELVSEEGSRYMTLKLYNGHFYEHHVNNKTAYKERFRMKASYADFDEYEMNIDMASLQDDDLLKIKHTRNFNMLSLKQLKDTLPSLKVSYDDYVSSRAKSLYRNSEAENLRRLPDSLINKKLSSNILENFELLKQRDVINSAISKIDRTINNFTANKNSFKYRRKVLNLYDIEFYNRVAFSLSCLILFFIGAPLGSIIRKGGMGLPMILAIGIYVLYFFTNTFGRNMAEESTLSAIAGSWLAVTIMLPLALILTIRATQDKGLFDINGLFLKIKSFFIKILPNKRKTS